The Bacillus zhangzhouensis region AATAATTGACAAATAATGACTTATGTTATACTTATATGAGCAGAAACATGGAAGGAGCTTTTATTGAATGGCTAAAGGGATCATGACCTATGATGTCGGCGAACAAGTTGACCTGCATTTATTAATTAAATCATCTACTAAAGGGATTGCAAGTAATGGCAAACCATTTTTAACGCTCATTCTTCAAGATCAAAGTGGAGATATTGAGGCGAAACTATGGGATGCAAAGCAGAATGATGAACTCACCTATGGCCCGCAAACCATCGTGAAAGTAGTAGGCGACATTCATCATTATCGCGGGAGGAATCAGCTGAAGCTTAGGAATATACGCCCTGTTGCTGAAAGCGAGCAAATTCGAATTGATGACTTTCTCGAAACAGCTCCTATTCCAAAACACGATATGATGGATACGATTATGCAATATATCTTTGATATGAAAAACCCTAATATTCAGCGTGTTACAAGGCATTTGCTGAAGAAATATGGACAGGAATTTGCTGATTATCCAGCAGCGACAAAAAATCATCACGAATTTGTCTCTGGACTTGCCTATCACGTCGTGTCCATGCTGCATTTAGCAAAATCCATTGTTGACCTATATCCATCACTAGATCGAGATCTTTTATATTCAGGCATCATTCTTCATGATTTAGGGAAAGTCAAAGAGCTTTCGGGTCCAGTCTCCACCACATATACAGTGGAAGGGAATTTAATTGGCCACATTTCCATTATGGTGACAGAAATTGCGAAAGCTGCGGAAGAGCTCAGCATTGATTCAGAGGAAATTTTGATTTTACAGCATTTAGTCCTGAGTCATCATGGAAAAGGAGAGTGGGGCAGCCCGAAACCACCAATGGTGAAAGAAGCTGAAATTCTCCACTATATTGATAATTTAGATGCGAAAATGAACATGATGGATCGTGCGCTTGAGCATGTGAAACCAGGAGAATATACAGAACGTATTTTTGCACTTGAGAATCGTTCGTTTTATAAACCAACCTTCCATCACGAATAATCATGTCAAAACGTCCGTTTATGCGGGCGTTTTTTTCATAACTTGTCTTCTTTTCGCATAAGCATGTAACACAAAGGAAGAGAGGAATGTCCTTAAGAAAAGGAGGCGATGAAAAAATGTTGTTTTTTCCGTGGTGGGTGTATGCATGTATGATTGGCATTATTTTCTGTGCGTATAAATTAATGACAACAGCCAAAGAGGAGCAAGAAATTGATCAATCCTTTATTGAAAAGGAGGGAGAAATTTTTATTGAGCGTATGGAACAGGAAAGAGAGCGCAGACGTCAGGATCAGCAGGTGAAAAGATCACAGGAAACTGCGGCACATGAAGATCATTCGATTGCTTAATCTAGACATACAAAACCCCCTCTGCATGATTATGGCAGAGGGGGTCTTTGTAATTACTGTTTTTGCTGCGTTTGTGTGGGTTGTTGAGACTTTTCTTTGAACGTGTTTTCAAGCTCTTTATCTTTTACTTTCACATCGGCATCTTTCACCAATTTGTTTAAGATGGTTTGAATTTCATTTGTGTCAGCTTGTTTTTGATCAAGCAGTTCTTTTTTCAAGTCTGCTTTCATGTCATCGTATTTACCGCGTTCTTCGGTCTTTTTAATGATATGATAGCCAAATTGTGATTTTACTGGTTTGCTGATTTCATTTACTTTTAGTTTGAAGGCAGCTTTACTGAAGTTTTTATCCATTTGACCATCTTTTGCGAACCAGCCTACATCGCCGCCTTGTGCTGCTGAAGACGTGTCAGTTGAATATTCAGAAACAAGGTCATTCCATTTTTCGCCTTTGTCTAACTTCTTTTCCACTTCTTCAGCTGTTTTTTTATCAGCTACTAAAATATGGCTTGCGCGGATTTTCCCTTTAAGGTCATCGTAATATGCTTTTACTTCTTTATCAGTGATTTTGATGTTAGCTTTGGCAGCCTTTTGAGTCAGTAGCTCATATTTCACTTGATCTTTGATGTAATCTTTACCGAATTCATCTTGAAGCTGTTTTAAACGATCTTCACCAATTGTCTTTTTATATTCTTCCAATTTCTTATCGATTTCTTTATCGGATACTTTGTATTTGTCGGCAAGAACTTTTTGCTGAACAAGTAGGTTTAGGGCATCTCCACCTGCCTGTTTCTTAAGAGTTGTATAAAGTTCTCCTTTTGTGATATCTCCTGATTTTGTTGTGGCGATCACATCTTTATCACCGCTACTGCATGCGCCAAGAGTTAAAACACTTACTGCTGTTACAGCTGCTAAAGCCATTTTTTTCATTCAAAAAACACTCCTAATCTTTCCAATTTATTTATCATTGCTTGTATCATAACATATTGTGACACGCTGTAAAAAGAAATGCAAATGGGAGGGCATTCGTCTAGTCAAAAATTTGCCAACGACATACACATATAGTGATCACAAAAAGGAGGCTGAATTATATGGGAGCAGGATATTCTAATGGGTTTGCTTTATTGGTCGTGCTATTCATTTTGCTGATCATCGTTGGTGCAGCATATCTTTACTAATTAAATCGCTGTAACAGAAAGGAGCCGTCCTGCCATGCGTGCGGGGCGGTTCTTTTTTCAAACGATGACAGGTGCCTAAACGTTTTTTATGTTTCTGCATACACTGAGCTTAGAACAGAGGAAGAACTGGCGGGAGGTGTTTTTACATGGGAGGAGAAGTCTTCGCTGGCGGTTTTGCACTAGTCGTCGTGTTATTCATTTTATTGATTATTATCGGTGCATCTTGGATTTACTAATGAATCCATATACACAAAAAGCTGCCCTCTAACTGGCAGCTTTTGCTTTGATCTTAAATAGATATGGTAATTTCAACAAATGATGAGATCAGTAAGATCAGTATCGATACATTGATAAAGCGAAACACCTTATCTTGCCGTTCTTCAGGAATCTCTCTGACAAGGCATAATGTATTAGTAAGCCTGTTTATTGAATACACAATAAACGCGGCAAAGATGATGAAGTAAAATAAAACTATCGGAGATCCCCCCTCTCTATGCTATTCCCATACTACATTACCAAATTTTTTATAAAAAAGATATAAGTTGGCTATAAAAACCTCATGATGAGGAAGTTTGGTCAACTAAAATATCAAACTCGTCTTGCGCTTGATCGATGATGCAGGATTTAGGTGCTTTGAGCAGCTTCCATGCAAATAAAAAGTCAGGCAAACAATAGCCTGCGTGTATACTTGCGATGATGATAAAATAATGTGCGTACATAGGAAACACCACCCCTAACACAAAGTAAACCGGTGAGATGACACAAAATGGGCTGAGAAGTGAAAAAAGCATCACTTTCTTAGGCACGCGCTGCCAGCAATTTCGTTTCATGAATAGCGTCATTTTTTTCTTGTTTTTCATCACTGGGATCAAATGAACCACACGGTGGACAAGCAATGTCACAAGTAAGAGCACAGCAAAAAGCGGTGCGTTATGGCTGCTTAGCCTCGTTTCAGGATGAGTCAGTTGAAAACATAAAAATGCCATAATGAAAAAAAAGATAGCAAGACTTATGGCTGAAATCATCATTCTCGTATAACCATAATCCTTTTCAAGATTAATGGTCTTCCAACAATTCATTTTCATCCTTCCAATCTAAAAATCGAATTGAATATCTCAAGATAATTTACTCTTCCTGAGGATAAAAATCAATGGTTTTGATGAAAAAAAATAAAATGCTGCCTTCATATGGAATAAAGAGAGGAAACTTTGGATTTTTCAAGAAAAAAGAACAGAAGGGGGAGGTTCGTCTCTTTCGTCAATGAGTAATTTCGGCTAAAATAGAAGGACTAAGAGAAAGAGGGAACGTACATGAGTATTGAGGATCGAATGAGCCAGCTTGAATATTATATGGAACTTTTATTGACGGTAACCGATATGAGCCGTTATCCATATTATGCGTTATTGATCAGGCAGCGTGTATCGAAAGAAGAGGCGGAGGAAATTGAGCGTATTTGTGCTGAGCTATCAGAGGAAATGGATAAGCAAAAAGCACAAGGCTACGTCATGTTTGACGAGCTCCTTGCGCTCTTTGCGGGACAGTTAATTGAAAAGCTGGATGTTCATGAGACGATATTTGCTTTGCATGATCAAGGGCTCTTTCAGCCGCTAATGAATGAATTTATAAAAATCATTAAACAATTTGATTTGTTTTAGCTTCTTTTTCTGCTGCTTCAGCTGAGTTTTCAAGTTCCTCAGTCTTTTTCGTGACTTTTCCCCGCTCATTCAAAAAGTCCTTCTCAATGTTTGAAAACGATTTCTCAAAAATCTCCATGAAATCCTCACCATAAATGTTTCGGATGATACACATCATTTCTAAAATCTCAGGGAACTTTCCGTAAATGTCATGAAGCGGCTGTGCGCCTTTCACAATACCAGTTCGGGCCGGGTCATAATCTTCGAGTAGTTTATGGAATGTCTCTTCGCCTTTTGGCGTTAGCTCAATATACGTATTGCGTTTATCGTTTAACTTTTTAGAAAATTTTAAAAATCCTCGTTCCTCCAGTTTCTTGGAGAAGTTAAACGCCGTTGATACATGCATGACGCCAAACTTTGCAATTTCTGATATTGAAGCTCCTTTTAATTGATACGCAATCCACAAAATATGATGTTCATTGATATTTAGGTTATACGGTTTGATCCACTGCTGCCAGTCCTTTTCAATGGATTTCCAAAGAGCTTTGCTCAATTGGGCCATTCTTTGACTGAATAAAAGTGCTTCTTTTACATCGAAAGGCTGTTCCGAATGATTCATCCATTTCACCTACTTCTCTTTTTCTTGTAATTCTATTATGCCAATAAAATAAAGATTAATAAAGCTGAAAATTCAAGAATTTTTTCATGTCATGAAAAACATTGACAAAATAGCCTTTTTTCAACAAAAAAAAGTGCGGGATACGCACCCCGCACACTTTTGTAAACGAATATTTTTTTGTGAGTATATTAGTTTTGTAAGGTTTTCTCCAGTTGTTTGAGCTTTTCTTCAATTTCCTGAATTTCCTTTTGTAAGTCCTGCTGATGAGGTTTGATTTCTTCGCGCCAGTGCTGAATGGATGTTTGCAATTCAGACCCGACTTCTTTCATAACCTCAGCGCTTTCTTTTGCTGTTGCCACAATTTGCTCTTTTAAAGCTTGTCCATCTTTTTTTAATTTTGTCAGCGTTTCTTCGAATTTTTCATAGCCGTCTTTCACTTTTCCGCGCATATCTCTGCCAGAAGAGGGAGTCGTCAGGAGCACCGCCGCACCTCCGAGGAGACCGCCTACAAATAATCCTGTTAATAAAGAACGTCCACTAGCCATTCAAAATCACCTCTAGTCAAATTTTACACATTCGCATGTTCTCTCTGAGCTGACGATCAGCTTCATTGAACTTCCATACATAGCTTGCTTTATTTTAGCATACTTTTGAAGAAAAGGGAGGGGAAAAGGTTGTCTGTCTTTCTGTTCGTTTTTATATGTATCGGCATCGTTTTTATAGGTGGTTCTATTCATTTTGCAAGACAGCTTGGGCATGCAGGGTCTTATCCACCAAAGCATGTATTAAAGCAAAAAGCACTTGTGTGTGTGGCAGGTGCAGGGATTTCACTCCTTATTTTGCTGCTGACCCTTTTTCTTTTATAAAAGCATGAAAAAAACCTCTTCATCTACCATGAAGAGGTTCGGTTATCCGTTAAGCAACTTCTATCATTCTTGCACGTCTCAGAATGGACTGAGCAATTGGGAAGATAAATACCATGGCAATGGTATTTATCACAGCAGCTGGCAGGACAACACCCGCAAGAAGGGCCGGTAATGCAGCTGGCAGTCCAGTGATCAGTAATGCGGCAGATAAGAAAATCACACCGGATAGGGTGGTCCCAATCGCAGTTAACACAGCGGTCAGCACCACTTTGTTCTTGATCTTCAAGCAAGATAAGAAAAGGGCTAGGAAGATAAAGGCTGTCACTGGCTTATCAATCATATTGGGAATTTGTCCGCCGGGGAATCCCGTTGTTAATGCAGAAATCACGCCAGTCACTAGCGCAATCACGACGACATGCTGAACCTTTGGGAAAAGGATGATACTTAAAAACATCATGACCAGCATCATATCAGGTTTCATTCCGAAAAAGATGGGCGGGAAAATCGTATGCAAAACAGCTCCCATTGCTGCAAGCAATGACATAATCACTAATTCTTTTGTTTTCATTTCTATGCTCTCCTCTGCTAAGCTCTTATAGGACTCTCCAATAATATGGCTCATCATTTATTGCAAGAGTCATGACTTTATATTTCTCGTTATTATAACAAATGTATTTCCTTATAGAAAAGTCTTTTTACTCATTTTCTTGCTGGAACTTTTTCATAAAGTCCGCAAGCTTTTGGCAGTCTTCAATTGAGACCGCATTGTAAATAGATGCTCTGCACCCACCGACAGAACGGTGGCCGGCAAGTCCAACCATTTGCTCTTGCTTTGCTTTTTCCACAAAGGAAGAAGTCAGTGCATCATCGCGAAGAGTAAAGGTGACATTCATATGCGAACGGCTGTCAGCACGCGCATGACCTTTATAAAAACCGCCGCTTTGATCAATTGTATCATAGAGAATGCCTGCTTTTTGTTTGTTGCGTTTTTCCGCTGCTTCTACGCCGCCAGCCTGTTTGACATGCTCAAGGACAAGAGACAGCATATAGATCGCAAAAGTTGGTGGTGTGTGATAAAGAGAGCCAGCTTTTGCGTGTGTTGAATATTTTAATATGTTCGGTGTGCTGCTTTTCTCTTTTTCTAATAAACGTTTGCGCACGATCACAATCGTGATACCAGAAGGCCCTAGGTTTTTTTGTGCTCCTGCGTAGATGAAATCAAATGAAGAAACGTCTATTTTTTTACTGAGAATATCACTGGACATATCGGCAATGAGCGGCAATGACGTGTGCGGGAACGTTTTCCACTGAGTGCCGAAGATCGTATTGTTTGATGTGATATGTAAGTAAGCGCCATCTGTTAAACCAGCAGCATCTACTTTTGGAATATACGAGTAGTTGTCATCTTCACTTGATGCAAGCACAGATGTTTTACCAAACCCTTTTGCTTCTGACAATGCTTTTTCTGACCAAGCGCCTGTTTGAATAAAATGAGCTGTCTCGTCTTCATGTAAGAAGTTCATAGGAATCATCGCAAATTGAAGACTGGCTCCGCCTTGTAAAAAGAGGACTTCATAATCTTCTGGAATGTCCATCAGTTCCACCAAAAGCGCTTTTGCTTTATTGTGAACTTCTTCATATTCACCGCTGCGATGAGAAAGCTCCATCACAGACATCCCAGTTTGTTGAAAATCAACAAGTTCTTCCTGTGCTTTTTGAAGCACTTCTAGCGGCAGTGCCGCCGGACCAGCATTAAAATTCGTCGTTCGCTTCATCACAATCTCTCCCTATTTCTCGCGTTAATGGATCAAAAGATAAAACCATCCTATCACAAATTTGAAGCATTTGGACAAAAAAATTGAATCGTTCAAAATATCTTACTATTAAGAATTGAACACAATAAAAGGACGCTATAATAAGAAAAACCTCATCTGTTAAGATGAGGTCAGCCGCGTGTGGATGGCAGAAGAAATGTCTTTTAAATCCTCTGACGTGTATAGATCTTGATGTGATTTCCATACGGCACCAAAGCCATCGCCTTTGCCGTAGCGCGGAATGATGTGCATATGGTAATGGAACACCGATTGTCCGGCTTTTTCACCATTGTTGTTCAGGAGGTTTAAACCGATTGGTTCAAATTCCTGTTTGATCGCCCTTGCAATTTTCGGAATCGCTTGGAAGTAGTGGTTAGACACTTCTGGTGTCATCTCATAGATGTTTTCTTTATGTATTTTTGGGATTACAAGGGTATGTCCTTTTGTTACTTGGCTGATATCAAGAAAAGCCAATACATGTTCGTCTTCATATACTTTTGCACATGGAATGTCTCCATCAATGATTTTGCAAAAAATGCAGTCGCTCACACCATGTCACTCCTCTTTATTTTTCCTTTATCGTATCACAAAAAGAAGCAAAAAAGAAAACAGGACAAGCGTACTCCTTTGGTCGCTCATCCTGCTCCTGTAGAAGAAATGCTGATGCTTTCATTCGATAGCCTTTTGAATTCTCTATTTACTGAAATAAAGAATTCATATGCCTGCTA contains the following coding sequences:
- the yhaM gene encoding 3'-5' exoribonuclease YhaM, with protein sequence MAKGIMTYDVGEQVDLHLLIKSSTKGIASNGKPFLTLILQDQSGDIEAKLWDAKQNDELTYGPQTIVKVVGDIHHYRGRNQLKLRNIRPVAESEQIRIDDFLETAPIPKHDMMDTIMQYIFDMKNPNIQRVTRHLLKKYGQEFADYPAATKNHHEFVSGLAYHVVSMLHLAKSIVDLYPSLDRDLLYSGIILHDLGKVKELSGPVSTTYTVEGNLIGHISIMVTEIAKAAEELSIDSEEILILQHLVLSHHGKGEWGSPKPPMVKEAEILHYIDNLDAKMNMMDRALEHVKPGEYTERIFALENRSFYKPTFHHE
- a CDS encoding sporulation YhaL family protein translates to MLFFPWWVYACMIGIIFCAYKLMTTAKEEQEIDQSFIEKEGEIFIERMEQERERRRQDQQVKRSQETAAHEDHSIA
- a CDS encoding peptidylprolyl isomerase gives rise to the protein MKKMALAAVTAVSVLTLGACSSGDKDVIATTKSGDITKGELYTTLKKQAGGDALNLLVQQKVLADKYKVSDKEIDKKLEEYKKTIGEDRLKQLQDEFGKDYIKDQVKYELLTQKAAKANIKITDKEVKAYYDDLKGKIRASHILVADKKTAEEVEKKLDKGEKWNDLVSEYSTDTSSAAQGGDVGWFAKDGQMDKNFSKAAFKLKVNEISKPVKSQFGYHIIKKTEERGKYDDMKADLKKELLDQKQADTNEIQTILNKLVKDADVKVKDKELENTFKEKSQQPTQTQQKQ
- a CDS encoding YjcZ family sporulation protein, yielding MGAGYSNGFALLVVLFILLIIVGAAYLY
- a CDS encoding YjcZ family sporulation protein yields the protein MGGEVFAGGFALVVVLFILLIIIGASWIY
- a CDS encoding DUF3267 domain-containing protein, with the translated sequence MNCWKTINLEKDYGYTRMMISAISLAIFFFIMAFLCFQLTHPETRLSSHNAPLFAVLLLVTLLVHRVVHLIPVMKNKKKMTLFMKRNCWQRVPKKVMLFSLLSPFCVISPVYFVLGVVFPMYAHYFIIIASIHAGYCLPDFLFAWKLLKAPKSCIIDQAQDEFDILVDQTSSS
- a CDS encoding YhaI family protein codes for the protein MSIEDRMSQLEYYMELLLTVTDMSRYPYYALLIRQRVSKEEAEEIERICAELSEEMDKQKAQGYVMFDELLALFAGQLIEKLDVHETIFALHDQGLFQPLMNEFIKIIKQFDLF
- a CDS encoding HTH-type transcriptional regulator Hpr — encoded protein: MNHSEQPFDVKEALLFSQRMAQLSKALWKSIEKDWQQWIKPYNLNINEHHILWIAYQLKGASISEIAKFGVMHVSTAFNFSKKLEERGFLKFSKKLNDKRNTYIELTPKGEETFHKLLEDYDPARTGIVKGAQPLHDIYGKFPEILEMMCIIRNIYGEDFMEIFEKSFSNIEKDFLNERGKVTKKTEELENSAEAAEKEAKTNQIV
- a CDS encoding YtxH domain-containing protein, whose translation is MASGRSLLTGLFVGGLLGGAAVLLTTPSSGRDMRGKVKDGYEKFEETLTKLKKDGQALKEQIVATAKESAEVMKEVGSELQTSIQHWREEIKPHQQDLQKEIQEIEEKLKQLEKTLQN
- a CDS encoding tryptophan transporter; protein product: MKTKELVIMSLLAAMGAVLHTIFPPIFFGMKPDMMLVMMFLSIILFPKVQHVVVIALVTGVISALTTGFPGGQIPNMIDKPVTAFIFLALFLSCLKIKNKVVLTAVLTAIGTTLSGVIFLSAALLITGLPAALPALLAGVVLPAAVINTIAMVFIFPIAQSILRRARMIEVA
- the serC gene encoding 3-phosphoserine/phosphohydroxythreonine transaminase, encoding MKRTTNFNAGPAALPLEVLQKAQEELVDFQQTGMSVMELSHRSGEYEEVHNKAKALLVELMDIPEDYEVLFLQGGASLQFAMIPMNFLHEDETAHFIQTGAWSEKALSEAKGFGKTSVLASSEDDNYSYIPKVDAAGLTDGAYLHITSNNTIFGTQWKTFPHTSLPLIADMSSDILSKKIDVSSFDFIYAGAQKNLGPSGITIVIVRKRLLEKEKSSTPNILKYSTHAKAGSLYHTPPTFAIYMLSLVLEHVKQAGGVEAAEKRNKQKAGILYDTIDQSGGFYKGHARADSRSHMNVTFTLRDDALTSSFVEKAKQEQMVGLAGHRSVGGCRASIYNAVSIEDCQKLADFMKKFQQENE
- a CDS encoding HIT family protein, with amino-acid sequence MSDCIFCKIIDGDIPCAKVYEDEHVLAFLDISQVTKGHTLVIPKIHKENIYEMTPEVSNHYFQAIPKIARAIKQEFEPIGLNLLNNNGEKAGQSVFHYHMHIIPRYGKGDGFGAVWKSHQDLYTSEDLKDISSAIHTRLTSS